In one window of Cohaesibacter gelatinilyticus DNA:
- the ftsE gene encoding cell division ATP-binding protein FtsE, which translates to MIRFENVGLRYGVGREVLRDVSFDIGPNSFQFLSGPSGAGKTSLLQLMFLSLKPNRGLIRVFGKDTARLDHDELAELRRNIGFVFQEFRLLNHLTTFENVALPLRVQGLSEQDYRTDVKELLQWVGLGHRMHVYPPVMSGGEKQRAAIARALISRPKLLLADEPTGNVDPILARRLLRLFIELHRSGTSIVIATHDTGLMDQIQARRIVLNDGALFIYD; encoded by the coding sequence TTGATTCGGTTTGAAAATGTAGGATTGCGCTATGGTGTCGGTCGCGAAGTGCTCCGCGATGTCTCCTTTGACATCGGCCCCAACTCCTTCCAGTTTCTTTCCGGTCCTTCCGGTGCGGGAAAAACGTCTCTCTTGCAGCTGATGTTTCTATCATTGAAGCCAAATAGGGGATTGATCAGGGTCTTTGGCAAAGATACTGCACGCCTTGATCATGATGAGTTGGCAGAGTTACGTCGCAATATCGGCTTTGTCTTTCAGGAATTTCGGCTTCTCAATCACCTGACTACATTTGAGAACGTTGCCTTGCCTTTGCGCGTGCAAGGACTGTCCGAGCAGGATTACAGAACAGACGTGAAGGAATTGCTGCAATGGGTGGGACTTGGCCATCGCATGCATGTCTATCCACCCGTCATGTCTGGTGGCGAGAAGCAACGAGCGGCCATCGCACGTGCCCTCATTTCCCGTCCGAAACTACTCTTGGCTGATGAGCCTACCGGTAACGTCGACCCCATTCTGGCACGCCGACTGCTCCGTTTGTTCATCGAACTGCATCGTTCTGGAACTTCTATCGTCATTGCCACCCACGATACCGGTCTCATGGATCAAATTCAGGCTCGCCGAATTGTGCTCAATGACGGCGCTTTGTTCATTTATGACTGA